The genomic segment CACTTCCATACTGTCACCTTGACTCACTTACGGAGGATATAGGCCAGGGTTAAACTACATGTCAAAACAACTTTACGAAAACATCCATATCTCTACTTCAAAATCCTCTTTATCTTTACCACACCTGACATAACCCTAGTGAAAAACATCATCAGGGTTGTGAATAATTGTTCCttttttccttctctctaccGCCGCCTCCAGCTGAAGCCCTGACAGCATAGTCAGACGTGCGGGACAAACACTGACCGGGGGAACTGACTAGGCCATGGCCAACAGGGGAGGAGCTACGAGACCCAACGGGTCTAACGCTGGGAACAAGATCTGCCAGTTCAAGCTGGTACTTCTGGGGGAGTCGGCGGTGGGCAAGTCCAGCCTGGTGCTTCGCTTCGTCAAGGGACAGTTCCACGAGTTCCAGGAGAGCACCATTGGAGGTGACCATCACTCATTTATGCACTTAGGCCAGGAAcagaaaagtatctatagcctCTTCTGCAAGTCTCTATCCCTTCGGTGTTATAAGATCTGAAGGAACCGGTTACGGAAGGAACCTCAGACTTGCAGACAATGGAGCAATAGGGACTATGGGTTGTTGTTGGGTCTGGGCTGTAGTTATTTATCCCTTCATTCATATTGTTAAATGTGTTTAGTGAGGTGTCCTGCTCTAATGCTTTTTAAAGTTCACGTCAATTATGTATTTGAcaactctcttctctcctccccagcGGCCTTCCTGACCCAGACAGTGTGTCTAGACGACACGACGGTGAAGTTTGAGATCTGGGACACGGCAGGACAGGAGCGCTACCACAGCCTGGCGCCCATGTATTACAGAGGGGCGCAGGCCGCCATCGTGGTCTACGACATCACAAATGAGGCAAGTAGCATCATCTTGATAGATTATATAACAGTGCAAACAACCTTCCTTTGTAAAAATGATAAGTGACCTCACGTGTTTGGATATGTGGTCACACTGGTGATCCCTTCACGTGGGATTATTCACATATATTGGAAGTTGGCCTAGGGCTCTGCTCCATTGAAGAAAAGGGATTCCAAATTGAAAGTGAAGTGTTTTTAACATCACCATTTCCCTGGTACCATGTCTCTCGTCTCAGGAGTCATTTGCACGGGCCAGGAACTGGGTGAAAGAGCTGCAGAGACAAGCCAGCCCCAACATTGTCATTGCCCTGTCTGGCAACAAGGCTGACCTCGCCAGCAAGAGAGCCGTGGACTTCCAGGTGAGTCCTCCAAACACCTGTGCCTGTCTGGTGTCACGAGAACACACCAGTGTGTGTCTGCGTTTGACAGGCAGTGACTGTCTCTGACATGGTTGTTTTCCCAGGATGCCCAGTCATATGCAGACGACAACAGCTTGCTCTTCATGGAGACGTCGGCCAAGACGTCTATGAATGTGAACGAGATATTCATGGCTATTGGTAGGTTCCTCTCACCCCGTGACAGACATCACTTACTGATGTGTAATTGAATAGGGCCCTGCACACTCAAATACTCACTAAATACATACTTAGACAAGTATCAAGGAAATGTGAACTAGCAGGATGTTTTGATCAAGCGATCCTCATCAGTAGCTGGTGTTTgaagtttttttgtttgtttttcttccaTCCTCTAGCAAAAAGATTGCCCAAGAGCGAGCCTGCGGCCACTGGAGCTAACAGCGGGCGGAACAGGGGCGTCGACCTAACGGAAGCCGCCCAGCCAACTAAGGCCCCCTGCTGCAGTACTTAAAGTGAAATCCGTTCCCCCCCACACTGCAGTAACTAATGTGATGACCCTGCCCGCCCGCCCAAAACTCTCTGATCTGCAGCAATGAAAAAAGATGCCCTTTGAACCCCCTTCCCATCctacccttctcctcctctctgcagTAACTAATGCAAAGCAACGCCCTCATCTATAGTTCTCTCAACGACGccccgcctctccctctcccctactGGTTCTGCTGTTACTAATTGAGACACCTCCCACCTTCCTCCTTCTTTTCTGAAATTAGTGCCCGCCTTCCCTACCTCATTCTTCCTGACTATTGGCAAGCAGCAGGACTAAGGGGTGGGGCAACTCTGATGGTGGTCTCATCTCCTGGGATAGCTACAGACTATCGCTCTGTCTTTCTAACACAATCTCTGTcctttctgtttgtttttttgttttgtttagttttttataGTGGGAATTATGGATGCATGTATCACTACAAGGCCTAACttgatgatgaaaaaaaaaatctgtgttaACTTTATTCAGTggcacaaaaaatatatatttgagagggagagaggctccAAAGGTTTGCGAGGGCTAATTCTAAAGTCTAAAGAAAAGACTGTTTAGCAGTGGTCTTGGGTTCCTTCTAGTTTCTCTCTGTTCTATGTCTATCCTCAATCTGTCTCTTGAGTAACGTATTCATATGCTTTGCCCACTAAACCTTTAGTAGCGCTAGTATAgagtttctcccttctctctctctttgtcccaaCCCAGGGCCTTGCCTGCTTCTAATGCTCAGCCCCAAATCAAACCCTAACCCCTTAGGTACTTCGTGTAGGTCTGAGAGGATTTCAGGTCTAAACAATCAGGTGAACAttccacctagcctatcagagggcaagTTGGAGCGATCCCCATAATGCTCACACCTATTCAATTCTCTCAGGTCTACCTAAGAGGTTAGAGGTCAATTTGGGATTGGGCATAGCTGTCCTAGTGGCATCGTGCAATGGTTCACAGTATTGGCTCTGTGATTTCTTCAGTGTCTGCAAGGACCTTCACACTGCAAAGCAAAGCAACCTGCCTCAACACCCTCCCCAACCCTACCTGCTATCACCACCTTACCCCCACCAACCCTACCTGCTATCACTTCCTTACCCTTCCCAACCCTACCTGCTATCACCACATTACCCCCACCAACCCTACCTGGTATCACCACATTACCCCCACCAACCCTACCTGCTATCACCACATTACCCCCACCAACCCTACCTGCTATCACCACATTACCCCCGCCAACCCTACCTGCTATCACTTCCTTACCCTTCCCAACCCTACCTGCTATCACAACATTACCCCCACCAACCCTACCTGCTATCACCACATTACCCCCACCAACCCTACCTGCTATCACCACATTACCCCCACCAACCCTACCTGCTATCACCACATTACCCCCGCCAACCCTACCTGCTATCACTTCCTTACCCTTCCCAACCCTACCTGCTATCACCACATTACCCCCACCAACCCTACCTGCTATTTCCACATTACCCCCGCCAACCCTACCTGCCATCACCACATTACCCCCATCAACCCTACCTGCTATCACCTCCTTACCCCCCATCAACCCTACCTGCTATCACCTCCTTACCCCCCCACCAACCCTACCTGCTATCACCACATTACCCCCACCAACCCTACCTGCTATCACCACCTTACCCCCGCCAACCCTACCTGCTATCACTTCCTTACCCTTCCCAACCCTACCTGCTATCACCACATTACCCCCACCAACCCTACCTGCTACCCCCTTCCCAACCCTACCTGCTATCACCACCTTACCCCCACCAACCCTACCTGCTACCCCCTTCCCAACCCTACCTGCTATCACCACCTTACCCCCACCAACCCTACCTGCTATCACCACATTACCCCCACCAACCCTACCTGCTATCACCACCTTACCCCCACCAACCCTACCTGGTATCCCCTTCCCAACCCTACCTGCTATCACCACCTTACCCCCCAACCCTACCTGCTATCACCACCTTACCCCCCAACCCTACCTGCTATCACCACCTTACCCCCCCAACCCTACCTGGTATCCCCCCCCCACCAACCCTACCTGCTATCACCACCTTATCCCCACCAACCCTACCTGGTATCCCCACCTTACCCCCCAACCCTACCTGGTATCCCCACCACCAACCCTACCTGCTATCACCACAGTATGGCATCGGGCCTCTGAGACTTGTTCACAGGTTACACCACACCTTACCCCCCGCcccctgaatgccaagcctccAGAGCCCTTTCCCTCctgacctgatggtctctgtCTGAGGGAGGGTTACATCCTGATCCATACTGGTTACAATGTCAGCTGATGTTCATTACGTCTCAACATGTAATGGATGAGATTAGGTCATGGTTCAGGTTATGAGGCCTGTCCAGGTGTAAACAAGATGCTGGCTGGAAGGCAGCTGTTTTCCACTTGGAGAGACAGGGGAGCATGAGGACATGACCTCTGTAGGTGTTGAGACAGGGGAGCATAGTGAGGTGACCTCTAGGTGTTGAGACAGGGGAGCATGATGAGATGACCTCTGTAGGTGTTGAGACAGGGAAGCATGGTGACGTGATCTCTGTAGGTGTTGAGACAGGGGAACATGATGACGTGACCTCTGTAGGTGTTGAGACAGGGGAACATGATGACGTGACCTCTAGGTGTTGAGACAGGGGAGCAAGTTGACATGACCTCTAGGTGTTGAGAGAGGGGAACATGGTGAGGTGACCTCTAGGTGTTGAGAGAGGGGACCATGGTAAGGTGACCTCTAGGTGTTGCGAGAGGGGAACATGGTAAGGTGACCTCTAGGTGTTGAGAGAGGGGAACATGGTGAGGTGACCTCTAGGTGTTGAGAGGGGAACATGGTGAGGTGACCTCTAGGTGTTGAGAGAGGGGAACATGGTGAGGTGACCTCTAGGTGTTGAGAGAGGGGAACATGGTGAGGTGACCTCTAGGTGTTGAGAGAGGGGAACATGGTGAGTGGACCTCTAGGTGTTGAGAGCTTCATTAGGAATCAGCTGACACTGTGGCcctgtgtgtcccaaatgtcaccctattccccaaatagtgcactgcttttgactaaagccctggtcaaaggtagtgcactatatagagaatagggtgccaatcAGGACGTCTCTCTTTGTCATGGTCACTATTCATCCCCTGTTCTTTAGgaagtgctgtgtgtgtgggggggtgtgtgtacACAGAGGGAGACTGGACTGTTTGGTGATAAAACATCCTCATAGAGACAACAAACACAGTCAGACGCAGGTTTATTTCTCCAAAGCCTCCCAGATCTAAATAACACACACAAGCTAAAACACGGCtcgctcacacacatacacttttgTGTTATTTTTAAACCCTGGacctgttacatacatacatttatacacacatacatttatacacacatacacacaacccgTCCTGGTCAATAACTCTGTCCAGGTCTCTTCCTCATGCCTTGCACTAATGATTCTCATGAATATATCTTGTCATAATTACAGCCAGTgtgatataaatatatatatatatataatatactgtacatagggTGTT from the Salmo trutta chromosome 36, fSalTru1.1, whole genome shotgun sequence genome contains:
- the LOC115175487 gene encoding ras-related protein Rab-5A-like yields the protein MANRGGATRPNGSNAGNKICQFKLVLLGESAVGKSSLVLRFVKGQFHEFQESTIGAAFLTQTVCLDDTTVKFEIWDTAGQERYHSLAPMYYRGAQAAIVVYDITNEESFARARNWVKELQRQASPNIVIALSGNKADLASKRAVDFQDAQSYADDNSLLFMETSAKTSMNVNEIFMAIAKRLPKSEPAATGANSGRNRGVDLTEAAQPTKAPCCST